A region from the uncultured Campylobacter sp. genome encodes:
- the ccsA gene encoding cytochrome c biogenesis protein CcsA: protein MSALKILKFFISYKFALCLLFILAAGAGVATFLESIYDTQTAKILVYEARWYECVMGAATLSLLGIIIKTKMWRRFGSFVLHAAFIVIFIGAALTRYFGTEGVLHVRAGESENEMVSVKPYLQIRTQDALFEHPLNLSQIGDNDFSFTQSINSKSFTVKFSSYKPAPKGEQGTLAVKAGFEGGSEQEAQLRGGAGWLGEPKILNFDGEEIMLSWGSKLIELPFAVKLLKFKLERYPGSQSPSSYASDVEILKEGKSVGEHEIYMNHPLNFGGFKLFQSSYDTDELGTVLELNRDPGKIPTYFGYFLLCVGFIGNLFTAGSRFKKLAKFIKNNAPAALLLIAPLFFSIELRAADENYLQNLKANSRVHANGAFAELLVQDYMGRIKPLSTEASEIVNKISGTDSLYGLSAEQMILGMSLNPAFWRDQKIIKIKNDEIKKMLGLAPQERYASFNSVFDENGNYKLAHALDEANEKSASRRGVLDNELIKFDERLNIAYLTFRGVFFKFIPVPNDPQNAWLSPNDAFADYRIAPQIKGVLNDYLNGLQDGISDNDWAKADAALAELKNYQRATSREILPSVSRVKAEVFYNKASVFKKLVYCYMILGGVALILALFGALCGKRFMLAQKILFATFATSFAAHTLALALRWYVSGHAPWSDSYESMIYIGWSAALAGIIFFRKSLLTLSASCLLASIVMLVAHMSFVNPQITNLVPVLKSYWLSIHVSVITASYGFLGLSCLLGLLALVLMVLKSSANRERLNAQIRYITAINEISLIVGLSMLTLGNFFGGVWANESWGRYWGWDSKETWSYVSIIVYAIVLHLKFIPKLGSIYVYCVSSTLAYSSIIMTYFGVNFYLTGMHSYAAGDAPHIPAPFYCIIAAVFLIIALAFRGRDVKTI from the coding sequence ATGAGCGCGCTAAAAATATTAAAATTTTTCATCTCTTACAAGTTTGCGCTCTGCCTCCTTTTTATTCTAGCCGCAGGTGCCGGCGTCGCAACCTTTTTAGAGAGCATTTACGATACGCAAACGGCTAAAATTTTAGTCTATGAGGCGCGCTGGTACGAGTGCGTCATGGGTGCTGCGACGCTGAGCCTGCTCGGCATTATAATTAAAACCAAAATGTGGCGCCGCTTCGGCTCCTTCGTGCTTCATGCGGCATTTATCGTCATCTTTATCGGCGCGGCGCTGACGCGCTATTTCGGCACCGAGGGCGTGCTGCACGTAAGGGCGGGCGAGAGCGAAAACGAGATGGTAAGCGTCAAGCCATACTTGCAAATCCGCACGCAAGACGCGCTGTTTGAGCATCCGCTAAATTTAAGCCAGATCGGCGATAACGATTTTAGCTTCACGCAAAGTATAAATTCTAAAAGCTTCACCGTCAAATTTAGCTCCTACAAACCCGCGCCCAAAGGCGAGCAGGGCACGCTTGCGGTAAAAGCGGGCTTTGAGGGCGGAAGCGAGCAAGAAGCGCAGCTGCGCGGCGGCGCTGGCTGGCTCGGCGAGCCCAAAATTTTAAATTTTGACGGCGAGGAGATAATGCTAAGCTGGGGCTCGAAGCTCATAGAGCTTCCGTTTGCGGTAAAGCTTTTGAAATTTAAGCTCGAACGCTACCCGGGCTCGCAAAGCCCGTCATCCTATGCTAGTGACGTTGAAATTTTAAAAGAGGGCAAGAGCGTGGGGGAGCATGAAATTTATATGAACCACCCGCTAAACTTTGGCGGCTTTAAGCTCTTTCAATCCTCCTACGATACCGACGAGCTGGGCACGGTGCTGGAGCTTAATCGCGATCCGGGTAAAATCCCCACTTATTTCGGCTATTTCTTGCTTTGCGTCGGATTTATCGGCAATCTTTTTACCGCCGGCAGCAGGTTTAAAAAGCTAGCTAAATTTATCAAAAATAATGCGCCCGCCGCGCTTCTTCTAATCGCGCCGCTTTTTTTCAGCATTGAGCTTCGCGCCGCGGATGAAAACTATCTGCAAAACCTTAAAGCCAACTCGCGCGTTCATGCAAACGGCGCGTTTGCGGAGCTTTTGGTGCAAGATTACATGGGCAGGATCAAGCCGCTTAGCACCGAAGCAAGCGAGATCGTAAATAAAATTTCAGGCACGGATTCGCTCTACGGCTTAAGCGCTGAGCAGATGATCCTAGGAATGAGCCTAAATCCCGCTTTCTGGCGCGATCAAAAGATCATCAAGATCAAAAACGACGAGATCAAAAAGATGCTGGGCTTGGCGCCGCAGGAGCGATATGCGAGCTTTAATTCGGTCTTTGATGAAAACGGCAACTACAAGCTCGCCCACGCCCTGGACGAGGCGAATGAAAAAAGCGCCTCGCGCCGCGGCGTGCTCGATAACGAGCTGATTAAATTCGACGAGCGGCTAAATATCGCGTATCTAACCTTTAGAGGGGTGTTTTTTAAATTTATCCCCGTGCCGAACGACCCGCAAAACGCGTGGCTCTCGCCGAACGACGCCTTTGCGGATTATAGGATCGCGCCGCAGATCAAAGGCGTGCTAAATGATTATCTAAACGGCTTGCAAGACGGAATTTCGGATAATGATTGGGCTAAAGCGGATGCAGCACTTGCAGAGCTGAAAAACTACCAAAGAGCCACCTCGAGGGAAATTTTGCCTAGCGTTAGTCGCGTCAAGGCCGAGGTGTTTTACAACAAAGCTTCGGTTTTCAAAAAGCTCGTTTATTGCTATATGATCCTAGGCGGCGTAGCTCTAATATTGGCGCTTTTCGGCGCGCTTTGCGGTAAGCGCTTCATGCTCGCGCAAAAAATTTTATTTGCGACCTTTGCTACAAGCTTTGCGGCACATACCCTTGCGCTTGCGTTGCGCTGGTACGTCTCGGGCCACGCGCCGTGGAGCGATAGCTATGAATCGATGATCTACATCGGCTGGTCGGCGGCGCTTGCGGGGATCATATTTTTTAGAAAGTCCCTACTTACGCTAAGCGCGAGCTGTTTGCTAGCTAGTATTGTGATGCTAGTAGCGCATATGAGCTTCGTAAATCCGCAGATTACCAATCTCGTGCCGGTGCTAAAATCGTATTGGCTTAGCATCCACGTCTCGGTTATCACGGCTAGCTACGGATTTTTAGGGCTTAGCTGTCTGCTCGGTCTTTTGGCTCTTGTTTTGATGGTGCTTAAAAGCAGCGCCAATCGCGAACGACTCAACGCTCAGATCAGATATATAACGGCGATCAACGAGATCAGCCTCATCGTGGGGCTTTCGATGCTGACGCTCGGAAATTTCTTCGGCGGCGTGTGGGCGAATGAGAGTTGGGGGCGATACTGGGGCTGGGATAGCAAAGAGACCTGGTCGTATGTCTCGATCATCGTCTATGCGATCGTGCTGCATCTGAAATTTATCCCGAAGCTCGGCTCGATCTATGTTTATTGCGTGAGCTCGACGCTCGCGTATAGCTCGATCATAATGACCTATTTCGGCGTAAATTTCTACCTCACCGGCATGCACTCTTACGCCGCGGGAGACGCACCGCATATACCCGCGCCGTTTTATTGTATAATAGCGGCGGTCTTTTTAATAATCGCTCTTGCCTTCAGGGGCAGGGACGTAAAAACGATATAA
- a CDS encoding 4Fe-4S dicluster domain-containing protein → MQKQRRNFIKSAALGSLGLGAIASNLLAQNGDGADKSAQDANASVKKQEPKKPHYGMIFDQNKCVGCTDCEIACKKVNLVPKGQMRLFIEDKTDPLNLKEKRYVRVSCQQCEDAPCVKVCPTKACHKDEKTGITTMNTDDCIACKYCIVACPYDVRFINHETKAAESCNFCLDTNLKDGHEPACIEACRYEAIVFGDLNDEESHISKLLRVKDSLRMHPECGTKPSLRYIPAVKLGV, encoded by the coding sequence ATGCAAAAGCAAAGAAGAAATTTTATAAAATCCGCCGCACTCGGCTCTTTGGGGCTCGGCGCAATTGCCTCAAATTTACTTGCGCAAAACGGCGACGGCGCGGATAAAAGCGCGCAAGACGCAAACGCGAGCGTCAAAAAGCAAGAGCCGAAAAAGCCGCACTACGGCATGATCTTTGATCAGAACAAATGCGTGGGCTGCACCGACTGCGAGATCGCCTGTAAAAAGGTAAATTTGGTTCCGAAAGGCCAGATGAGGCTTTTTATAGAGGATAAAACCGATCCGCTAAATTTAAAAGAAAAGCGCTACGTCAGAGTATCTTGTCAGCAGTGTGAGGACGCGCCGTGCGTAAAAGTTTGCCCGACAAAAGCCTGTCACAAGGACGAAAAAACCGGCATCACTACGATGAACACCGACGACTGCATCGCCTGTAAATACTGCATCGTCGCCTGTCCTTACGACGTGCGCTTCATAAACCACGAAACCAAAGCCGCAGAGAGCTGCAACTTCTGCTTAGATACAAATTTAAAAGACGGCCACGAGCCCGCCTGCATCGAGGCGTGCAGATACGAGGCGATCGTATTCGGCGATCTAAACGACGAAGAATCGCACATCAGCAAGCTACTTCGCGTAAAAGATAGCCTGCGCATGCATCCTGAGTGCGGCACGAAGCCGAGCCTGCGCTATATTCCTGCGGTAAAACTAGGAGTGTGA
- a CDS encoding ABC transporter ATP-binding protein codes for MSKIEIKQLYKIYNEGRANEFRALKNISLSVEEGQIVILKGVSGSGKSTLLSIIGALSKPSSGEVLVDGANVSKLADIESSAYRHKKIGFIFQSFNLLEALSVYKNVLAPLSLERLSGDELSARIDEAMQIANIAHKKDQIVSSLSGGEKQRCAIARALVMNPQIILADEPTANLDKQNSLGFIEMLSKLKELKKTVLIATHDILFDELSFVDRYVFLKDGEISA; via the coding sequence ATGAGCAAGATAGAGATCAAGCAGCTTTATAAAATTTACAACGAGGGCAGGGCGAATGAGTTTCGCGCTTTGAAAAATATAAGCTTAAGCGTCGAGGAAGGGCAGATCGTAATCTTAAAAGGGGTCAGCGGCAGCGGCAAAAGCACGCTTCTATCCATTATAGGCGCACTTTCTAAGCCGAGCAGCGGCGAGGTTTTAGTGGACGGCGCAAACGTCTCCAAGCTCGCCGATATCGAAAGCTCCGCGTATCGCCACAAAAAAATCGGTTTTATCTTTCAGTCTTTCAACCTGCTTGAGGCGCTTAGCGTCTATAAAAACGTCCTTGCGCCGCTTAGCCTTGAGCGACTGAGCGGAGATGAGCTTAGCGCGCGCATAGATGAAGCGATGCAGATCGCCAATATCGCGCATAAAAAAGATCAGATCGTCTCTAGCCTTAGCGGCGGCGAGAAGCAGCGCTGCGCTATCGCAAGGGCGCTCGTGATGAATCCGCAGATCATCTTGGCTGACGAGCCGACGGCAAATTTAGACAAACAAAACTCGCTCGGTTTTATCGAGATGCTCTCAAAGCTCAAAGAGCTTAAAAAGACCGTTTTGATCGCGACGCACGACATACTCTTCGACGAGCTAAGCTTCGTGGATCGATACGTGTTTTTAAAAGACGGAGAAATTTCAGCATGA
- the nrfD gene encoding NrfD/PsrC family molybdoenzyme membrane anchor subunit, whose translation MNGAINFTATFSHGVEWGWPIAVYLLLAGMSGGALIVAILVKFYKKQTESTPLFKAASLLSFVTILLGMVCLVADLERPLLFWKILINYNFTSVMSVGVAALCVYIPLSFVACLYAFEADLGGFLSRRLTFLKGLFTLVMKILNALRPLLLALTLVFAVAICAYTGFLISVLVRFPILNTAVLPALFVASGLSAGIAGSSLIAALFFKAELHGGDLKILHAVEWPVLAMEILLIGMIFVSLITGSDVQKAASVAFSEGFYAKMFWLGVVGVGFCVPLVLNFALGKKIAHSAFAFYASALASVVGVLLLRMFILYAGQTYDIIM comes from the coding sequence ATGAACGGAGCTATAAATTTCACTGCGACCTTCTCGCACGGCGTGGAGTGGGGCTGGCCGATCGCGGTTTATCTTTTGCTAGCGGGTATGAGCGGCGGCGCGTTAATAGTCGCGATCCTCGTCAAATTTTATAAAAAGCAGACCGAAAGCACGCCGCTATTTAAGGCTGCGTCGCTGCTATCTTTCGTCACTATCCTTCTAGGTATGGTTTGTCTAGTAGCCGATTTAGAGCGACCACTACTTTTTTGGAAAATTTTGATTAATTATAACTTTACCTCGGTTATGTCCGTGGGCGTGGCGGCGCTTTGCGTCTATATCCCGCTTAGCTTCGTAGCATGCCTTTATGCATTTGAAGCTGATCTTGGCGGATTTTTATCGCGTAGACTTACTTTTTTAAAAGGGCTTTTCACGCTCGTAATGAAAATTTTAAACGCGCTTCGCCCGCTGCTTCTTGCGCTTACGCTTGTTTTTGCGGTTGCGATCTGCGCCTATACGGGCTTTTTGATCTCGGTTTTGGTTAGATTTCCTATCCTTAATACAGCCGTTTTACCTGCGCTTTTCGTGGCGTCGGGCCTATCTGCGGGCATCGCAGGCTCAAGCCTAATAGCCGCGCTTTTCTTTAAAGCTGAGCTGCACGGCGGCGATCTTAAAATTTTACACGCGGTCGAGTGGCCGGTTTTAGCGATGGAAATTTTACTAATCGGCATGATTTTCGTCTCACTAATAACGGGCAGCGACGTGCAAAAAGCCGCTAGCGTCGCATTTAGCGAGGGATTTTATGCGAAGATGTTTTGGCTGGGCGTCGTGGGCGTAGGCTTTTGCGTACCGCTCGTTTTAAATTTCGCACTGGGCAAAAAGATCGCTCACTCTGCGTTTGCGTTCTACGCGAGCGCGCTTGCCAGCGTGGTCGGAGTATTACTTCTTAGAATGTTTATACTATACGCGGGACAAACTTACGATATAATAATGTAA
- a CDS encoding FKBP-type peptidyl-prolyl cis-trans isomerase N-terminal domain-containing protein, with the protein MQKRLKIFLPIVLASCALGANLTTQEQKESYSIGASTGSYVSNQLHSQAALGVKYDLDAVIEGFLDALKKQQKLKDEEIIALLNQRADKLNKIVETNSKAELDKNLKAGKEFMAKNAKNPDVKTTKSGLQYEILKLGMGEKPKPESVVVMNYKAYLTNGSVFDDTFASKIPAHLSMIGLIDGLREGLLLMNTGSKYKFTIPSNLAYGNVDVDRIPAGSVVIFEAELLKVLKPGELAEAAKKLSESEAKSFHDANKTK; encoded by the coding sequence ATGCAAAAAAGACTGAAAATTTTCTTGCCTATCGTTTTGGCAAGCTGCGCGTTGGGCGCGAATTTAACTACGCAAGAACAAAAAGAATCTTATAGCATCGGAGCTTCTACCGGAAGCTATGTTTCAAACCAGCTGCATTCACAAGCCGCATTAGGCGTCAAATACGACTTAGATGCGGTGATAGAGGGGTTTTTGGACGCTCTTAAAAAGCAGCAGAAGCTAAAAGATGAGGAAATTATTGCGCTTTTGAATCAAAGAGCCGATAAGCTAAATAAGATCGTAGAAACAAATTCCAAAGCGGAGCTTGATAAAAATTTAAAAGCAGGCAAGGAATTTATGGCGAAAAATGCCAAAAATCCAGACGTTAAAACCACAAAATCCGGTCTTCAATATGAAATTCTAAAGCTAGGCATGGGCGAAAAGCCAAAACCTGAGAGCGTAGTGGTGATGAACTACAAGGCGTATTTGACGAATGGTAGCGTATTTGACGATACTTTCGCATCTAAAATTCCGGCGCATCTTTCTATGATAGGCTTAATCGACGGATTGCGCGAGGGATTGCTTTTGATGAATACGGGCTCGAAATATAAATTTACAATCCCTAGTAATTTAGCCTACGGCAACGTGGACGTAGATAGAATTCCTGCGGGTTCTGTGGTGATTTTTGAAGCAGAACTACTAAAAGTTTTAAAGCCCGGTGAGCTCGCCGAAGCAGCGAAAAAACTTAGCGAGAGCGAGGCTAAAAGCTTTCACGACGCGAACAAAACGAAGTAG
- a CDS encoding FtsX-like permease family protein, translated as MISKNFIDYSVTLLRKDRADHAFSFAIFAFIVFILSSVLFISGSIQNDLEKVIKLRPDIVVEALRAGKRDLMHDGYIYDISKIAGVSEVQGAVDGMYYFAQKRVWFHIVGDENLNENEMIVGEGVKAAMGEWYYEDEFHFLTEQRLIAIKINKISPHESSIVSNDVIYLNPATAREVLSLKEGEYTKLYVSVPNPNEVSEVALKIVNLYPNTEALSAEDAVAEVRHLYYYKGGIFMVLYAVAMISFFILLKNQISLAYGEKKKEIAILRSIGFCIKDIIAMKFIQNFIVSLSAYLLGVAGAYAYVFILDAPLLRDIFLGGELRNFITFTPAINFNMLFLIFVFSVIPFLAFVIIPSWRIAIGDMSEAVK; from the coding sequence ATGATAAGTAAAAACTTCATCGACTACTCCGTAACTTTGCTGCGAAAAGATAGAGCCGATCACGCTTTTAGCTTCGCGATCTTTGCGTTTATCGTTTTTATTTTAAGCTCGGTGCTTTTCATCTCGGGCTCCATTCAAAACGATCTCGAAAAGGTCATCAAGCTCAGGCCCGACATCGTTGTAGAGGCTCTACGCGCGGGCAAACGCGATCTGATGCACGACGGCTATATCTACGATATCTCCAAAATCGCGGGCGTCAGCGAAGTGCAGGGCGCCGTGGACGGGATGTATTACTTCGCTCAAAAGCGCGTTTGGTTTCATATCGTAGGCGACGAAAATTTAAATGAAAATGAAATGATCGTAGGCGAGGGGGTGAAGGCGGCGATGGGCGAGTGGTACTACGAGGACGAGTTTCACTTCTTAACCGAACAGCGCCTAATCGCGATTAAGATCAATAAAATTTCGCCGCACGAAAGCAGCATCGTCTCAAACGACGTGATCTATCTGAACCCCGCCACCGCGCGCGAGGTGCTAAGCCTGAAGGAGGGCGAATACACCAAGCTCTACGTAAGCGTGCCCAACCCCAACGAAGTAAGTGAAGTAGCGCTTAAGATCGTAAATTTATACCCCAACACGGAGGCCCTTAGCGCGGAGGACGCGGTAGCCGAAGTTAGGCATCTGTATTATTACAAGGGTGGAATTTTTATGGTGCTTTACGCCGTGGCGATGATCTCATTTTTCATCTTGCTGAAAAATCAAATTTCGCTCGCATACGGCGAGAAGAAAAAGGAGATCGCGATCTTGCGCAGCATCGGCTTTTGTATAAAAGACATCATCGCGATGAAATTTATTCAAAATTTCATCGTCTCTCTTAGCGCTTATCTGCTCGGCGTCGCGGGCGCTTATGCTTATGTTTTTATCCTGGATGCGCCGCTTCTGCGCGATATATTCTTAGGCGGCGAGCTGCGAAATTTCATCACCTTCACGCCCGCGATAAATTTCAATATGCTCTTTTTGATCTTCGTCTTTAGCGTGATCCCGTTTTTGGCGTTCGTCATCATCCCATCCTGGCGCATCGCTATCGGCGATATGAGCGAGGCGGTCAAATGA
- a CDS encoding nitrous oxide reductase accessory protein NosL, with protein MILRSFLASAALVALVCGASMDGANKPAKPMFQSVDPSKATLVGSGEGKEYCAVCGMSLVKFYKTNHVVNGKQVASLHCLYEITGGKIPSDAQVVDTKNLNLIDVNKAFYVVGSKVKGTMSRNSKYAFSTEADAKEFQAENGGEIVSFAKAYEIAGQDFEGDNKMIKAKREGGVYAHGKEFYETNCAKTEAKNFKAISELKAHLKNACDAKGASKEPEYDKHLQAAALYLWDAPANLGSSGKDTKAKKPEKIVVPQGAKCPVCGMLVGKNPNWAAMIEVQGGENLYFDGVKDLMKYYFQKGKGFDKIFVTDYYKLHKIDAKSAFFVLGSNVLGPMGDELIPFDSESAAKTFAKDHGGKSVLKFDEIQESVIEGL; from the coding sequence ATGATTTTACGTTCGTTTTTGGCTTCGGCCGCGCTCGTCGCGCTCGTTTGCGGCGCCTCCATGGATGGGGCTAATAAGCCGGCAAAGCCTATGTTTCAAAGCGTGGATCCAAGCAAAGCTACGCTTGTAGGAAGCGGAGAGGGTAAAGAATACTGCGCCGTTTGCGGAATGAGCCTGGTTAAATTTTATAAAACCAACCATGTTGTAAACGGCAAGCAAGTAGCTTCTCTGCACTGCTTGTACGAGATTACGGGCGGTAAAATTCCAAGCGATGCGCAGGTTGTCGATACGAAAAATCTAAATTTAATCGACGTAAATAAAGCCTTTTACGTCGTGGGCAGCAAGGTCAAAGGCACGATGAGCCGCAATAGCAAATACGCCTTCTCAACCGAAGCCGACGCTAAAGAATTTCAAGCCGAAAACGGCGGCGAGATAGTGAGCTTCGCCAAAGCCTACGAGATTGCGGGGCAGGATTTTGAGGGCGATAATAAGATGATTAAAGCCAAGCGTGAGGGCGGCGTTTACGCGCACGGTAAGGAATTTTATGAGACAAACTGCGCTAAAACCGAAGCGAAAAACTTCAAAGCCATCTCCGAGCTTAAAGCTCATCTCAAAAATGCTTGCGACGCGAAAGGCGCGAGCAAGGAGCCTGAGTACGACAAACACCTGCAAGCCGCGGCGCTGTATCTATGGGATGCGCCGGCAAATTTAGGCAGCAGCGGTAAAGATACAAAAGCGAAAAAGCCTGAAAAGATCGTCGTGCCGCAAGGCGCTAAATGCCCGGTCTGCGGCATGCTAGTAGGCAAAAACCCTAACTGGGCGGCGATGATAGAGGTTCAGGGCGGCGAGAACCTGTATTTTGACGGCGTAAAAGACCTGATGAAGTACTACTTCCAAAAGGGCAAGGGCTTTGATAAAATTTTCGTAACCGACTACTATAAGCTTCATAAGATCGATGCTAAAAGCGCCTTTTTCGTGCTTGGCTCCAATGTCTTAGGGCCGATGGGCGACGAGCTCATTCCATTTGATAGCGAGAGCGCGGCTAAGACCTTCGCTAAAGATCACGGAGGCAAGAGCGTACTTAAATTTGATGAAATTCAAGAGAGCGTAATAGAAGGGCTATGA
- a CDS encoding tetratricopeptide repeat protein produces MKKFLIALALAAAANAGFISEGIQAQQSGDHKKLAEIYERACGLENKASGCYNLAVLYFEGTGNVEKNFEKAISLYEKACSAKFALACNNLGYIYESGNGANQNFTKAAAYYEKACKDNEGCTSLGLLYANGAGLAKDVAKAASLYEKACTYGDMMGCNNLGYLYLKGEGVEQSFAKAKIFYEKACGGDIGIGCNNLGYLYAFGQGVDQDYKQAKQQYEKACNLGHFDGCNNLAIMYAEGKGVKSDNAKAKELFKKSCDGGIKMGCENLEFLNSISK; encoded by the coding sequence TTGAAAAAATTTCTAATAGCGTTAGCCTTGGCTGCCGCGGCAAACGCGGGCTTTATCAGCGAGGGCATTCAGGCACAGCAAAGCGGCGATCATAAAAAACTCGCAGAAATTTACGAGCGAGCGTGCGGTTTGGAAAATAAAGCTTCGGGCTGCTATAATCTAGCCGTTTTGTATTTTGAGGGCACCGGCAACGTAGAGAAAAATTTCGAAAAAGCGATTAGCCTCTACGAGAAGGCGTGCAGCGCTAAATTTGCGCTTGCATGCAACAATCTAGGCTATATCTACGAAAGCGGCAACGGCGCGAATCAAAATTTTACCAAAGCCGCGGCTTATTACGAAAAGGCTTGCAAAGATAATGAAGGCTGCACCTCGCTCGGACTTTTATACGCAAACGGCGCGGGGCTCGCAAAGGACGTCGCTAAGGCGGCGAGCCTTTATGAGAAGGCCTGCACCTACGGCGATATGATGGGCTGCAACAACCTGGGCTATCTGTATCTAAAGGGCGAGGGCGTGGAGCAAAGCTTCGCAAAGGCTAAAATTTTTTACGAAAAAGCTTGCGGCGGCGACATCGGCATCGGCTGCAACAATCTAGGTTATCTATACGCTTTCGGGCAAGGAGTAGACCAGGATTATAAGCAGGCAAAGCAGCAGTATGAAAAGGCGTGCAACCTCGGACACTTCGACGGCTGCAATAACTTAGCCATAATGTATGCCGAAGGTAAGGGCGTGAAGTCCGATAACGCCAAAGCAAAAGAGCTTTTCAAAAAAAGCTGCGACGGCGGCATTAAGATGGGCTGCGAGAATTTGGAATTTTTAAACTCGATTAGTAAGTAA